From the Solanum lycopersicum chromosome 10, SLM_r2.1 genome, one window contains:
- the CKX7 gene encoding cytokinin oxidase/dehydrogenase-like 7 precursor, with translation MKSPTQFFFIQKHILLKLLIFILFICSNNRSNICCNHHFANPSSLSLKQLKLEGYLSFEKLNHAAKDFGNRCHFLPLAILYPKSVLDISSTLKHVFEIRTRIDLTVAARGNGHSLEGQAQAYQGLVINMKSLQELEMKFKINEELSYVDVSAGELWINVLHESLKLGLAPKSWTDYLHLTVGGTLSNAGISGQAFKHGPQINNVYQLEVVTGKGEVITCSEEQNADLFHGVLGGLGQFGIITKARIALETAPKQVKWIRVLYSDFAAFSNDQEDLISSQSTFDYIEGFVIINSTGLLNNWRSTFNPKDPLQASNFSSEGRVLFCLEVAKYFNPEDTYSTDQDIDILLSKLSYIRSTLFLSEVSYVEFLDRVHVSEMKLQEKGLWDVPHPWLNLLIPKSRILEFAQEVFGKILTDTSNGPLLIYPVNKSKWRKGTSMVTPDEDVFYLIAFLSSAMPFSTGKDGLEHIIDQNNRILSFCEKTRIGMKQYLPNHKTQEEWKHHFGPHWDTFARRKSTYDPLAILAPGQRIFRRTADCEHE, from the exons ATGAAGTCACCAAcccaatttttctttattcaaaagcATATACTTCTAAAGTTGCTTATATTCATACTCTTCATTTGTTCAAACAATAGAAGTAACATATGTTGTAATCATCATTTTGCAAACCCTTCAAGTCTATCATTGAAACAACTAAAACTTGAAGGGTACCTTAGTTTTGAAAAACTAAATCATGCAGCTAAAGACTTTGGCAATAGATGTCATTTCCTTCCATTAGCAATTTTGTATCCAAAATCAGTTCTTGATATATCATCCACCTTAAAACATGTCTTCGAAATCCGTACTAGAATAGACTTAACTGTTGCTGCTAGAGGCAATGGACACTCTTTAGAAGGCCAAGCTCAAGCTTATCAAGGACTAGTTATTAATATGAAATCACTTCAAGAACTAGAAATGAAGTTCAAGATTAATGAGGAATTgtcttatgttgatgtttctgCTGGAGAGCTTTGGATAAATGTTCTgcatgaaagtcttaaacttgGGCTTGCACCTAAATCTTGGACTGATTATCTTCACCTCACTGTTGGTGGTACTTTGTCTAATGCTGGAATCAGTGGACAAGCTTTTAAGCACGGACCGCAGATCAATAACGTCTACCAACTCGAGGTTGTCACTG GTAAAGGAGAGGTGATTACTTGTTCAGAGGAGCAGAATGCAGACTTGTTCCATGGTGTACTAGGAGGATTAGGGCAGTTTGGTATTATAACTAAGGCAAGAATTGCTCTTGAAACAGCACCAAAGCAG GTCAAGTGGATCAGAGTATTGTATTCAGATTTTGCTGCATTTTCGAATGATCAAGAGGACTTGATATCATCTCAGAGTACATTTGACTATATCGAAGGATTCGTCATTATAAACAGCACTGGATTATTGAATAACTGGAGGTCTACTTTCAATCCTAAAGATCCACTTCAAGCTAGTAATTTTAGTTCAGAAGGCAGAGTTTTATTCTGTTTAGAAGTTGCGAAATACTTCAATCCAGAGGACACATATAGTACTGATCAG GACATTGATATACTCTTATCAAAGTTGAGTTATATCCGATCAACGTTGTTTCTATCAGAAGTCTCCTACGTTGAGTTCCTCGATAGAGTTCATGTCTCCGAGATGAAGCTACAAGAGAAGGGGTTATGGGATGTTCCTCATCCATGGCTAAATCTTCTAATACCAAAAAGCAGGATTCTTGAATTTGCTCAAGAAGTTTTCGGAAAGATTCTTACTGATACAAGCAATGGTCCTCTACTCATCTACCCTGTCAACAAATCAAA GTGGAGAAAAGGAACATCAATGGTTACACCTGATGAAGATGTTTTCTACCTCATCGCGTTCCTGTCATCTGCTATGCCTTTTTCAACAGGAAAAGATggactagaacacatcatagatCAAAACAACAGAATACTGAGTTTTTGTGAAAAAACGCGTATTGGAATGAAACAATATTTGCCAAATCACAAGACTCAGGAAGAGTGGAAGCATCATTTTGGTCCTCATTGGGATACATTTGCTAGGAGGAAATCTACATATGACCCTTTGGCTATACTTGCTCCAGGACAGAGGATTTTCAGAAGGACGGCAGACTGTGAACATGAATGA
- the LOC101265974 gene encoding eukaryotic translation initiation factor 3 subunit E, whose amino-acid sequence MASKYDLTPRVAQQLDIHLIFPLLEFLQEQGLYPDEYILKAKIELLNHTNMVDYAMDIHKSLYHTDDVPQEMMERRAEVVARLKALEEAAAPLITFLQNSSAVQELRADKQHNLQLLQERYQIGPDQIEALYQYAKFQFECGNYSGAADYLYQYRALCTNSDRSVSALWGKLAAEILMQNWDIALEELNRLKEIIDSKSFSTPLNQVQNRIWLMHWSLFIFFNHDNGRTLIIDLFNQDKYLNAIQTSAPHLLRYLAIAFIVNKRRRPQFKDFIKVIQQEQHSCKDPITEFLACIYVDYDFDGAQEKMKECEELILNDPFLGKRAEEGSFSSVPLRDEFLENARLFISETYCRIHQRIDMGVLAEKLNLNLEEAERWMVNLIRTSKLDAKIDTETGTVTMEPNQPNVYEQLIDHTKPLSGRTYKLVSQLLEHAQTQLAR is encoded by the exons ATGGCGTCGAAGTACGATTTGACGCCACGTGTAGCGCAGCAATTGGACATTCACTTGATTTTCCCGTTACTGGAGTTTTTGCAAGAGCAGGGATTATACCCAGATGAATATATACTCAAGGCGAAGATTGAGCTGCTTAATCACACTAACATGGTTGATTATGCTATGGATATTCATAAGTCTCTCTATCATACTGACGATGTGCCTCAAg AAATGATGGAGAGGAGAGCCGAGGTTGTGGCAAGGTTGAAAGCACTTGAGGAAGCTGCAGCCCCATTGATCACTTTTTTGCAGAATTCCAGTGCTGTGCAGGAGTTGAGAGCTGACAAACAGCACAATCTTCAGTTGCTCCAGGAGCGGTACCAG ATTGGTCCGGACCAGATAGAGGCATTGTATCAATATGCCAAATTTCAGTTTGAATGTGGAAACTATTCTGGTGCTGCTGATTATCTTTACCAGTACCGAGCATTGTGCACAAACAGTGACAGGAGCGTCAGTGCATTGTGGGGAAAGCTTGCAGCGGAGATACTAATGCAGAATTGGGATATTGCACTCGAGGAACTCAACCGCTTGAAAGAAATTATCGACTCAAAG AGTTTCTCTACTCCGTTGAATCAAGTTCAGAATAGAATATGGCTAATGCATTGGAGTCTATTCATCTTCTTCAACCATGACAATGGCAGGACACTGATCATTGACCTGTTTAACCAGGACAA ATACTTGAATGCCATTCAAACAAGTGCTCCCCACTTGCTGCGGTACTTGGCTATTGCATTTATTGTCAACAAAAGAAGAAGACCTCAATTTAAGGACTTTATAAAGGTTATTCAGCAGGAGCAACACTCTTGTAAAGATCCCATCACAGAGTTTTTGGCATGTATTTACGTCGACTATGATTTTGATGGGGCACAGGAGAAGATGAAGGAGTGCGAAGAG CTAATATTGAATGACCCATTCCTTGGAAAAAGAGCTGAAGAGGGCAGTTTCTCCTCTGTGCCATTGAGAGATGAATTCCTTGAAAATGCTCGTCTTTTTATCTCTGAGACCTACTGCCGCATTCACCAACGCATTGACATGGG GGTTCTAGCTGAGAAGCTTAACTTGAACCTTGAGGAGGCAGAGCGATGGATGGTGAATCTTATCAGGACCTCAAAGCTTGATGCCAAGATAGACACTGAAACCGGGACAGTTACAATGGAACCAAATCAGCCTAATGT GTACGAGCAGCTCATCGATCACACCAAGCCCCTTTCTGGACGCACGTACAAATTAGTCAGTCAGCTTCTTGAACATGCACAAACACAACTTGCTAGATAG
- the LOC101266882 gene encoding calcium-binding protein CBP: protein MSGYPHNVPGYGYGQPPSSQPYSSTPYGAPPPSSASPYGAPPPSSASPYGASPSPYGAPPSPYGAPPPQSHSPYAPVPSPYGAGAPSYGDPHKPPKENKPQSSSPYGGAGAGYPAPPPSAPYGDPNKPPKDSHSQPSAPYGGYHAPPPAGPYGASSPFASLVPSAFPPGTDPNIVACFQLADQDGSGLIDDKELQKALSSYNQSFSLRTVHLLMYLFTNTNTRKIGPKEFTSVFYSLQEWRGIFERFDRDRSGKIDSSELRDALLSLGYAVSPSILELLVSKFDKTGGKSRAIEYDNFIECCLTVKGLTEKFKEKDTSYSGSATFTYESFMLTVLPFLIA from the exons ATGTCCGGTTACCCGCACAATGTTCCCGGCTACGGTTACGGCCAGCCACCGTCATCTCAGCCGTACTCCTCCACCCCATACGGTGCTCCACCGCCGTCTTCAGCTTCACCTTACGGTGCTCCACCACCGTCTTCAGCATCACCCTACGGTGCTTCACCATCACCTTACGGTGCTCCACCATCACCCTACGGTGCTCCACCTCCTCAATCTCACTCCCCTTACGCTCCCGTTCCGTCTCCCTACGGCGCCGGAGCACCGTCTTACGGTGATCCGCATAAACCCCCAAAAGAGAATAAACCACAGTCTTCATCCCCTTACGGTGGGGCAGGGGCTGGGTACCCTGCTCCACCTCCTTCGGCTCCGTACGGTGATCCGAACAAACCACCGAAGGATAGCCACTCACAACCGTCTGCTCCTTATGGTGGATACCACGCGCCACCTCCTGCTGGGCCTTATGGAGCTAGTAGCCCTTTTGCATCTCTTGTGCCGTCTGCTTTTCCACCGGGTACCGATCCGAATATTGTAGCTTGTTTCCAGCTCGCGGATCAGGATGGGAGTGGGTTAATTGATGATAAGGAGCTGCAGAAGGCGCTTTCTTCGTATAATCAGAGCTTCAGCTTGAGGACTGTTCATCTGCTTATGTATCTCTTCACCAATACCAACACTAGAAAAATCG GTCCCAAAGAATTCACTTCAGTGTTCTACAGTCTCCAAGAATGGAGG GGAATTTTCGAGAGATTTGATAGGGATAGGAGTGGAAAAATTGATTCATCTGAATTGAGGGACGCGTTACTTAGCCTGGGATATGCTGTATCACCTTCTATCCTGGAATTGCTGGTCTCCAAGTTTGATAAAACTGGTGGAAAGAGTAGAGCCATTGAATATGATAACTTCATTGA GTGCTGCCTCACCGTTAAA GGGCTAACTGAGAAGTTCAAGGAGAAGGATACTTCATATTCTGGCTCTGCTACGTTCACTTATGAGTCGTTCATGCTAACAGTTTTGCCTTTCCTGATTGCTTAG